The following are encoded together in the Halomonas halophila genome:
- a CDS encoding Na(+)-translocating NADH-quinone reductase subunit A, which yields MIEVKKGLDLPITGAPEQRVEDARPVRHVAVLGTDYIGMKPTMEVREGDKVKLGDLLFTDKKIDGVRFTAPAGGEVVAINRGEKRRLLSVVIKVDESEDAVEFASYSRDKLASLERQAVVDQLVESGLWTALRTRPFSRTPAIDGVPNDIFVTAIDTHPLSADPATIVQAESQAFEDGLKVLTRLTEGKVFLCGAQGAELPGGDVQGVQAESFGGPHPAGLVGTHIHHLSPVGLQKKVWHIGYQDVIAFGKLFTEGKLDVSRVVAVGGPRAEQPRLLRTRVGASTEELLAGEVREPDDTRVISGSVFSGFTAEGSLRYVGRFNTQLSLLEEGNKRSFMGWLSPGSNRHSVLGIYLSRIKGLKNYAPTTSTNGSERAMVPVGAYEEVMPLDILPTQLLRSLIVGDIETAMQLGCLELDEEDLALCTYVCPGKYEYGPILRDNLTMIEKEA from the coding sequence ATGATCGAAGTCAAGAAAGGCCTGGATCTCCCCATCACGGGAGCCCCGGAGCAGCGTGTCGAAGACGCGCGTCCGGTGCGCCACGTGGCGGTTCTCGGTACCGACTACATCGGCATGAAGCCGACCATGGAGGTTCGAGAGGGGGACAAGGTCAAGCTGGGCGACCTGCTGTTCACGGACAAGAAGATCGATGGCGTGCGCTTCACGGCGCCGGCCGGCGGTGAAGTCGTCGCCATCAACCGCGGTGAGAAGCGCAGGCTGCTGTCCGTGGTGATCAAGGTCGACGAGTCCGAAGACGCAGTGGAATTCGCCTCCTACAGCCGTGACAAGCTGGCCTCCCTGGAGCGTCAGGCAGTGGTCGACCAGCTGGTCGAATCCGGTCTCTGGACCGCGCTGCGCACCCGTCCCTTCTCCCGCACGCCGGCCATCGATGGTGTGCCGAACGACATCTTCGTCACCGCCATCGATACCCATCCGCTGTCCGCCGACCCCGCCACGATCGTCCAGGCCGAGTCCCAGGCCTTCGAGGACGGCCTCAAGGTGCTGACGCGTCTGACAGAAGGCAAGGTCTTCCTGTGCGGCGCGCAGGGCGCCGAGCTCCCGGGAGGCGACGTTCAGGGCGTGCAGGCCGAGAGCTTCGGCGGCCCGCATCCGGCCGGCCTGGTGGGCACGCACATCCATCATCTCTCGCCCGTGGGCCTGCAGAAGAAGGTCTGGCACATCGGCTACCAGGACGTCATCGCCTTCGGCAAGCTGTTCACCGAGGGCAAGCTCGACGTCAGCCGCGTGGTGGCCGTGGGCGGTCCGCGTGCCGAGCAGCCGCGCCTGCTGCGCACCCGCGTCGGGGCCAGTACCGAAGAGCTGCTGGCCGGCGAGGTCCGCGAGCCCGATGACACGCGAGTGATCTCCGGTTCGGTGTTCTCCGGTTTCACCGCCGAGGGCAGCCTGCGCTACGTGGGCCGCTTCAACACCCAGCTCAGTCTGCTCGAGGAAGGCAACAAGCGCAGCTTCATGGGCTGGCTGTCGCCGGGTTCGAACCGCCATTCGGTGCTGGGCATCTACCTTTCGCGCATCAAGGGCCTCAAGAACTACGCACCGACCACCTCCACCAACGGGTCCGAGCGGGCCATGGTGCCGGTAGGGGCCTACGAGGAAGTGATGCCGCTGGACATCCTGCCCACCCAGCTGCTGCGCTCGCTGATCGTCGGCGACATCGAGACCGCCATGCAGCTCGGTTGCCTGGAGCTGGATGAGGAGGACCTGGCGCTGTGCACCTACGTGTGCCCCGGCAAGTACGAGTATGGTCCCATCCTGCGCGATAACCTCACCATGATCGAGAAAGAGGCCTGA